The Festucalex cinctus isolate MCC-2025b chromosome 12, RoL_Fcin_1.0, whole genome shotgun sequence genome segment ggacaaactacccccccccccccccccccaaaaaggaaaacaatgaAGCTAAGCTATTCAAACTTTGACATAACACATGAACCCATTTAATTTGAAAATATCAGTATATGTTTGCCATGGTAACGGGGACTTTGTTGGGTGGATTTGACTGAAACTGAAATGCAGCAACTTATAAAGATTGTGGGCAACTAAAGTTACTACTGCActgtgacattatgatgagtgtcaagaaacacaaaatgtgtCAGAAGCCATGcctcaaaagaagaagaaatgatcCATTTTGAGTTGAAGCAGCTGATTTAGggccattttggccatttcaaaACCTGAGGGATTTTGTTTGATTCTACCAAATTTGAATCACGCATACTAGAAAGATAGCAGATGGTAAATTGTTGTTGATTATGTTGGTGTAGCATTCAGGTACTCACAATTCGAGGGTAAGGCACACGGCCGAAGGAGTAGATCTCCCAGAGTAGGATTCCATAACTCCAGACATCTGACTTGGTGGAAAACCtctacagggaaaaaaaaaaaaaaaagaagcattgccaaAGAAAATCAACTTGATGCTAAGAAATATACTTGACTGCCACTTAACACAGACTAAAAATAATCTCCACCTTCTCTCTCAGCGCTTCAGGGGAGGTCCACTTGACGGGGAGCTTGGCGGTGTCCTGTATGGAGGAGGCCTCCTTGGTCAGGCCGAAGTCGCTAACTTTGGCAATGTTGTCGTCCGACACCAGCACGTTGCGGGCCGCCAGGTCTCTGTGGACAAAGTTGTTGGCTTCCAGATACTCCATGGCCTCGCACACGTCACTGCAGGgaggacatgttttttttccttaaacaaGATGATGATTGGACTATGACCACAACAACCTGCCTTGACTCATTTGTCTATTTTTATGTAGTTTCACAGTACTTCAACCTTAAATGCAGCTCAAATGTGAcaagctgtttatttatttttaaaatttatgacAAGAGACAAAGAGAACTCACAGTGAGAACTTCAGTAAACAGTCACCACCGAGCACAGTCCGTCCTCGGGAGCGCAGGTAGTCCACCAGGCTGCCCTGTTTCGCAAAAGGAGGAaacaaagcgttttttttttagtggggaAATCATGATCTGAAATCACTATTTGGGTTTTTTGAGATTATGTGTATGTATACTGCATGAATCcataaatgttcctcctccagAGTCTGTGGTTTGACTGACCTTGGCCATGTACTCTGTGACGATGTAGAGACTTCCCCTCTCCTCCACGATGACTCCCAGCAACTGCACCAGGTTGTTGTGTCTCAGTTGCCTGTGTAAACATGCAAAACAAGACGGCAGGTTTATCGTTAAAGAATTTTACTGTATCAGATTGTGGATTGGGAATATGTGCCAGAATTGACTCACGTCATGACGGAGGCCTCTGCGATGAAAGCCTGTGCTGTGGCGTCGTTTTTGATACACTTCACCGCCACTTTGGTCCCCCTGTAGTCGCCCACCATCACATCTGACAAGACAAGGAGATGGGCTTTGAACACTGAGGCCACCCTGAATCTTTTCAGTATTCCTACTTGAAATTATGTCATAAACCCTGACAAAATCATAACCTAAAAAACTATAACCATGGCCTAAAACCCACTCTAATTTGCAGGGCcatcttgaaaccctactcttgtttgaaaccctaatttgagacCATTAGCTTTGCTTTCAACCGTAAACCCATCTCAAAACCtaaacatttatttcaaatCCGATCTCAGGCTTCAAATACTTATTTGAGAGCCTAACCTATTCTTTAAAAGCTGACCCAGGCTTGATACCAGTCTATCTTAAAAGCTTCATTTGAAATCCAAACCCACGTTTGAATCATCATTTGAAAGCAGATCCCACTTTATAACACCAATCCTGGCTTTGAAACCTAATTTAAATCCTAATCCTGGTTTAAAACCCTACTGCGAAACACAAACACAGGCCTGAAGCAGTAATTTGAAACCCGAACCCTTGTCTGAAACCCGAATTTGTTGCCCTAACACTGGGTTTGAAACCCCAACTTAAAATCCTAACCATTGTCAAACATCAAGGTGTCTGAGATTTGACTCACCTCCAAACTCTCCTTTGCCGATGGTCTGCAGGAGTTTCAGCTCCTTCCTGTTCAGGGCCCAGCCACCTGCAGGGACACCAAACACCAgtgaggatttttttattttattttttaaactacaaaaCATGAGTCCGTAATGTCCTTACTCCTGGAGAACTCGTCCTGCGCCGCCACAGTGCCCTCCATCAGCTTGGGCTTGATGAGGCTGGTGCACAGGCCGTCAGCGTCTTTGGTGTAGTGCTACCAGGAACACAGGAGAACAAACAGAGTGCTTTGTCGAGATGCAATATCTGCTCTGAAAAAATAGCACCAATTGAGTATATTGCCGCCGCCAACATTCCTTGCTAGGAGGTGATATCAAAACGGGTGATGCTTGGGTGTCCTGTTGTGTTGAAAGCAATATTGTTCCACAAAAATGAAGTCATTCTGAATTATAAAGCAAAGGCGGCTTGCAGTGGGTTATTTTATTACATGTGTGACACACCAGTTTTGCAGCATCTCAATGTGAATTAGGTTATTGTAAGATTGCAGGATGCTGGGTTGCTGTGTGAAACGACACACTGTTTTTAGAACCAATATTACTGCTTCGCttggttgtgtgtaaaataataataataataataataataataaaatgggtACAGCTCTGATGCACCAACTTCTTTGGGATTTGTGTAAAAGAAGCTTTTGTCCTTTTGATGCACTTTGTGAAAGCACACAGTTGCAGCAATATACTGCCTTTCCTGGGTtgtgtgagtaaaaaaaaaaaaaaagaaaaaaaaaagaaaaaaaaaaagaaaaaaaaaagaaaaaaagaaaaagaaaaaaaaagaaaaaaaaaagaaaataaaaactacaacGAACACAACATCAGTTATCAGCTGTTAATTGTGGGAcacccttaaaaaaagaaaaaaaagaaaaaaagaaagaaaaacagactTCTAAAGTGTGTCTGATGTTTCCGAGGTGTCCCCTGTTGAGGAGAACCTGAAAGATGTGTCATTACAGCGACAGCTCTGACTTTCATCTCACACTTTTCTTTGAGGACCAACCACATTAGCTTTGCTGCTTTTTGTCTGTTACAAGAAACACTTCCCCGAAAGTCAGTTCtgtcatctttttcttttttgtcttttaatgcTCAGGGTACTGTCACCTTTTCTCTCATTGTCACAAAGAAATTAGTCAAAAAACCATGGAAAAACTATGGAAAAAAATCTCCCAAGGGCGCCACAAATAAGACTTGCGAAACAAATGCTAGATGTACTAAACTAGATGTAAcatatagtgaaaaaaaaaaaaagtatttgggtTACACTATAAACTTTCAGATCCAGGTCATAAACTCGTAGATTTTAAAGTGGACATCTCCAGCACACCCACGACACGAGTGAAGATAGGGGGTACAGACAATGAAGGGATGCATATGTAACGTGACATTTTAATTGCTTGCATACAAATAGCAGCGCATCTCTCAAGTGCTTGCCAGGAGTGAAACTACCGGTACACAACTAAGTCGAAATTTTGTCATCTGCCTATTCCTGAAAATGAGCctgtaaattatttaaataattgccaCGCCGACAGAGGTTCTCCAATCTTATGTATTATTCATTATTAAGCGTACATTCTGTATTATCTGCATCCAATGACATGCTCGTCTCTGAAAATTTGGCAGTACTGTACATGCTCTTCTATTGGACGATGATGACATCATGGCCAAAGCTCTTTGCAATGCATGAACTCCACTGCAGAGCGTTGAAGAATGGGTGACATGACAACAGTGATGAGGATGCAGATGAGGCGACACAGCCTGTGGAAGCcggaaatatttattttgggaagCAGCAGTTGAGAAAGCGTGCTTAAGCTCACGGGAGTCCATAACAAATTCCAAAACTGCAGCATGACCAATGGGCCGAGAGGATGCGTTGGCGACTACAACCACCAGGTGGTGACATTGTAGCTAAGGAAATTCCCACGTGGGTGAGCActgagaacaatgaattatgtaaTGCATACAGATGCACAAGATGAAATATCATTTCAGAGGAAGGCGTGATCACTTAGTGCCTACTGGACTGATGTATGACATCACAGCGGGTGCTTTCTTCTTTG includes the following:
- the LOC144032138 gene encoding tyrosine-protein kinase CSK — protein: MSGIHAPWSTGTECVAKYNFQTANEQDLPFCKGDVLTIIGVTRDPNWYKARNIVGREGTIPANYVQKREGVKSGGKLSLMPWFHGKITREQAERLLYPPETGLFLVRESTNYPGDYTLCVSCDGKVEHYRIIYHNGKLTIDEEEYFDNLMQLVEHYTKDADGLCTSLIKPKLMEGTVAAQDEFSRSGWALNRKELKLLQTIGKGEFGDVMVGDYRGTKVAVKCIKNDATAQAFIAEASVMTQLRHNNLVQLLGVIVEERGSLYIVTEYMAKGSLVDYLRSRGRTVLGGDCLLKFSLDVCEAMEYLEANNFVHRDLAARNVLVSDDNIAKVSDFGLTKEASSIQDTAKLPVKWTSPEALREKRFSTKSDVWSYGILLWEIYSFGRVPYPRIPLKEVVPRVEKGYKMDAPDGCPPVVYDLMKQCWTLDAAVRPSFRMLREKLQHIRAKELYL